In the Malaya genurostris strain Urasoe2022 chromosome 1, Malgen_1.1, whole genome shotgun sequence genome, one interval contains:
- the LOC131440605 gene encoding superkiller complex protein 2, with translation MSIDYSWWKKPPSIVEDTDDVLRLFVLEPIISLDEPVPHFCSRKPTIESLFHLPQAPASTRVVPERNQENGNILDFVEIALTNAGSNARNSMSLQREPGSVSDSTKGSASNFPFWPGGFDEPDETLQMIDVENTVFEENMKTCPPGFSNGLNFQVLESTQNGIVDLISAVENDFDDLAIWISDDSKSKDKPKIKPDLENANLKETEYDVIVDTVVQTEKVLKISNVDRNSITSVEWAELLDVSKPVSDFNSKIPDMAHEYSFELDIFQKQAIIKLEEHSHVFVAAHTSAGKTVVAEYAIALSKKHMTKTIYTSPIKALSNQKYRDFKTTFKDVGLITGDIQIDPTASCLIMTTEILRSMLYCGSDITRDLEYVIFDEVHYITDADRGHVWEEVLILLPDHVCIVMLSATVPNTLEFANWVGKTKKKRVFVVSTPKRPVPLKHYLYTGCGGKSKDDIFLIVNEQNTLLMDGYRKAKESIALKVSKNQNKNSRPAMYNQKQEQTLWVGLIDHLQKNDKLPVVAFTLSRNRCDNNANALMSCDLTTAREKYRITSFFQLCLQKLKPPDRILPQVIQVQNCLQRGIGIHHSGILPILKEIVEMLFARGLVKILFATETFAMGVNMPARTVIFDSTNKFDGQTSRILRSAEYTQMAGRAGRRGLDPNGTVIILCKTAIPEESDLRNMILGKPMRLESQFRLTYAMILYLLRVELVTVENMMMHSFREFGKQLKLPENKSELSMMEERISKLNKLGDHLEPLCKFYDAAKQYLDMRVDIMPFIFLSQKNNEMKPGRVVIVTLKHHYNKLAVLLSVVPHEKKSASFKVLVLDHQFPVNFEGDNLERGNTWHRMLALSARFSQFIPEGVGGHSVLQITVTDIDDVTKHTIKCDPIKIIQNWDNRQIPRFKDQPPSQSVLDVVAALSKLNSDINNGKIKLESLKIQLTLDQLKKSEALKKAREHLQKFVPYTDISDFMSDFATVYDRKQLEKKLEELKYQVSYKSLSLYPDYCNKLKVLQDLRYIDDMQQVAMKGRVACEMGQNELIITELVLRNILTDMQPAEIAALLSSLVFQAKTDVDPKMTEPMAKAKELFEEVDNDIRRVEQMYGINDIQDNDKLNFGLVEVVYEWARNKPFAEIMELTDIKEGIIVRCIQQLNETLCNVKDAARIIGDPVLHSKMEEASNAIKRDIVFAASLYTSSTPMDIEND, from the exons ATGTCTATCGAT TACTCCTGGTGGAAAAAGCCACCGTCGATTGTCGAAGATACCGACGATGTACTTCGACTGTTTGTACTGGAACCTATCATCTCTCTAGATGAGCCTGTCCCTCATTTTTGTTCGCGCAAACCAACAATAGAGTCCTTGTTTCATTTGCCTCAGGCCCCAGCCAGTACTCGCGTGGTGCCGGAACGAAATCAAGAAAATGGAAATATATTAGATTTTGTTGAAATTGCATTAACAAATGCTGGTAGTAATGCTCGAAATTCAATGTCTTTGCAAAGAGAGCCTGGTTCAGTATCAGATTCTACAAAGGGATCGGCATCAAACTTCCCTTTTTGGCCAGGTGGTTTTGATGAACCAGACGAAACACTTCAAATGATAGACGTTGAAAACACCGTATTTGAAGAAAACATGAAAACCTGCCCTCCAGGATTTTCCAATGGGCTAAATTTTCAAGTATTAGAAAGCACACAAAATGGAATTGTAGATCTTATATCAGCAGTCGAAAATGATTTTGATGATTTAGCTATATGGATTTCAGATGACAGTAAAAGTAAAGATAAACCTAAAATAAAACCTGACCTGGAAAATGCTAATTTGAAAGAAACTGAATATGACGTCATAGTGGATACAGTGGTACAGACAGAAAAGGTACTTAAAATATCGAACGTTGATAGAAATTCGATTACATCAGTAGAATGGGCTGAACTGCTGGATGTATCTAAACCGGTATCAGATTTCAATAGTAAAATTCCTGATATGGCACACGAATATAGCTTCGAattagatatttttcaaaaacaagcgATAATCAAATTAGAAGAGCATAGTCACGTGTTTGTTGCTGCTCATACATCAGCCGGAAAGACAGTTGTTGCGGAATATGCTATCGCACTGTCTAAAAAACATATGACTAAAACAATTTATACGTCACCAATTAAAGCATTATCTAATCAAAAATATCGCGATTTTAAAACTACATTCAAAGATGTTGGCTTGATTACTGGTGATATCCAAATCGATCCTACTGCATCTTGTTTGATTATGACTACAGAGATTCTTCGGTCTATGTTGTATTGTGGTAGCGATATAACACGTGATTTAGAGTATGTTATATTCGACGAGGTTCACTATATAACGGATGCAGATCGTGGCCATGTATGGGAGGAAGTTCTCATCCTATTACCTGATCATGTTTGTATAGTAATGTTGAGTGCAACAGTGCCTAACACTCTTGAGTTCGCAAACTGGGTTGGAAAGACAAAAAAGAAGCGCGTCTTTGTCGTTAGTACTCCAAAGAGGCCTGTGCCTCTTAAACATTATCTTTATACAG GTTGCGGAGGAAAGTCAAAggatgatatttttctcataGTCAATGAACAGAACACACTACTGATGGATGGCTACAGGAAAGCTAAAGAATCCATCGCATTGAAAGTATCtaagaatcaaaataaaaatagtcgcccAGCAATGTATAATCAAAAACAGGAACAAACACTTTGGGTAGGACTAATTgatcatctacagaaaaacgaTAAATTACCAGTAGTGGCATTCACTCTTTCTCGCAACCGGTGTGATAATAATGCTAATGCTCTTATGTCGTGCGATCTTACAACGGCACGAGAAAAATACCGCATCACATCGTTTTTCCAACTATGTTTGCAGAAACTAAAACCTCCGGATCGAATTCTTCCACAGGTTATACAGGTGCAGAATTGCCTCCAACGCGGAATTGGAATTCATCACAGTGGAATACTGCCAATTTTGAAAGAAATAGTTGAAATGTTATTTGCGCGAGGCCTAGTCAAGATATTATTTGCAACAGAGACGTTTGCCATGGGCGTGAACATGCCTGCTAGAACGGTAATTTTCGATTCGACGAATAAATTCGATGGTCAAACGTCCCGCATCTTGCGGTCAGCGGAATATACTCAGATGGCCGGTCGTGCTGGGCGACGTGGGTTAGATCCAAACGGCACAGTTATCATATTATGCAAAACAGCTATACCCGAAGAAAGTGATCTGAGAAATATGATTCTGGGTAAACCGATGCGATTGGAATCACAATTCAGATTAACGTACGCAATGATTTTGTATCTCTTGAGAGTTGAGTTGGTCACTGTAGAAAACATGATGATGCACAGTTTTAGAGAATTCGGGAAACAGTTAAAGCTGCCAGAGAACAAATCTGAACTGAGTATGATGGAAGAACGAATATCGAAGTTGAATAAGTTAGGTgatcatttagagccattatgtAAATTTTACGATGCTGCGAAACAATATCTAGACATGAGAGTTGACATAATG cCATTTATATTCCTAtctcaaaaaaataatgaaatgaaaCCTGGCCGCGTTGTGatagtcacattaaaacatcacTACAACAAACTAGCAGTTTTATTGTCCGTAGTCCCccacgaaaaaaaatctgcaagcTTTAAAGTACTTGTGTTAGACCACCAATTCCCAGTTAACTTTGAAGGAGACAATTTAGAACGAGGAAATACGTGGCATCGAATGTTGGCATTGTCGGCTCGATTTAGCCAATTTATTCCGGAAGGTGTAGGAGGTCATAGTGTATTGCAAATCACAGTGACAGACATAGATGATGTTACCAAGCATACTATCAAGTGTGATCccataaaaataattcaaaattgggATAACCGACAGATACCTAGATTCAAAGATCAACCTCCCTCGCAGTCTGTTTTGGATGTAGTTGCAGCACTGAGTAAACTAAACTCTGATATAAACAATGGAAAAATCAAATTAGAGAGTTTGAAAATCCAATTAACGTTGGATCAACTTAAGAAAAGTGAAGCATTAAAAAAGGCCAGAGAACATCTACAAAAATTCGTTCCTTATACAGATATTAGTGATTTTATGTCTGACTTTGCTACTGTGTATGACCGCAAGCAACTAGAAAAGAAGCtagaagagttaaaatatcaggtGTCCTACAAGAGCCTGTCGTTGTATCCAGATTACTGCAACAAGCTAAAAGTTCTTCAGGATCTAAGATATATTGATGATATGCAACAAG tgGCTATGAAGGGTCGTGTAGCTTGTGAAATGGGTCAAAATGAGTTGATAATAACCGAATTGGTGCTTCGGAATATTCTTACTGACATGCAACCTGCCGAGATTGCCGCTCTTCTTTCTAGCTTGGTATTTCAAGCAAAGACGGATGTAGATCCTAAAATGACCGAACCAATGGCAAAG GCGAAAGAGCTATTTGAAGAAGTTGACAATGATATCCGCAGAGTAGAACAAATGTATGGAATTAACGACATTCAGGATAATGATAAACTAAATTTTGGTTTGGTAGAAGTGGTTTATGAGTGGGCTCGGAACAAACCATTCGCCGAAATAATGGAACTGACTGACATTAAAGAAGGTATTATAGTGCGTTGCATCCAACAGCTGAATGAAACGTTATGTAACGTGAAAGATGCAGCAAGAATAATCGGAGATCCAGTACTTCACAGTAAAATGGAGGAAGCATCTAATGCAATAAAACGAGATATTGTTTTCGCTGCTAGCTTATATACTTCTAGCACTCCGATGGATATTGAAAATGATTAG